GAATTCAACCATGAAAAAATGGAATTGAAGCTGTTTAAATTGTTTTCGTTTTAATGGTGAATGAAAATAAGAAAACTATATAAACCGAATAAAACCAATAATTTCACTATGAGAAAGCCAATAATCGCAGGAAACTGGAAGATGAACAAGGTCAATTCAGAGTCAGTTGCTTTTGCCAGGGAATTAAGGCTGCGGTTAATTGATGTCAAGGATGTTGAGATTGTTGTATGCCCTCCATTCACTGCGCTGCATGATGCTGCAAAGGAAATAAGGAATTCCAACATCAAGCTAGGCGCCCAAAATATGCATTTTGAGGATTCCGGCGCATTTACAGGCGAAGTATCGCCGCTAATGTTAAAAGAGTTGGGAGTTAAGTATGTGATTCTGGGCCATTCTGAAAGAAGGCAGTACTTTAACGAAACTGATGATCTGATAAATAAGAAAATAAAAAAGGCATTGCAGCATAACATCATTCCGATACTTTGTGTTGGAGAAAAGCTTGAAGAACGAGAAAAAGGCGAAACAAAAAAGATTGTTGAAGATCAGATCAAAAATTGTTTAAAGGATATTGATGCTTCTAAGATTGTCATCGCTTACGAGCCAGTATGGGCAATAGGGACTGGGAAAAATGCAACACCAGAGCAGGCT
This Candidatus Woesearchaeota archaeon DNA region includes the following protein-coding sequences:
- the tpiA gene encoding triose-phosphate isomerase, producing MRKPIIAGNWKMNKVNSESVAFARELRLRLIDVKDVEIVVCPPFTALHDAAKEIRNSNIKLGAQNMHFEDSGAFTGEVSPLMLKELGVKYVILGHSERRQYFNETDDLINKKIKKALQHNIIPILCVGEKLEEREKGETKKIVEDQIKNCLKDIDASKIVIAYEPVWAIGTGKNATPEQAEEVHLFIRELVKSLYDEKIANNIRIQYGGSVKPDNIKALMDQKDIDGALVGGASLKVDDFVKIVKYRQ